The Peromyscus eremicus chromosome 11, PerEre_H2_v1, whole genome shotgun sequence genome includes a window with the following:
- the LOC131921556 gene encoding large ribosomal subunit protein eL36-like — protein sequence MALGDSVAVDLNKSKVTKNVSEPGHSQHRSLTHDTKFVWDMIQEVCGFLPYEQHAIGLVKVSKDKHMPKFIKKRVGTHMHTKRKRGSLEWEPPH from the coding sequence ATGGCCCTGGGTGACTCCGTGGCTGTGGACCTCAACAAGAGCAAAGTGACAAAGAACGTCAGCGAGCCCGGACACAGCCAGCACCGCAGCCTCACTCATGACACCAAGTTCGTGTGGGACATGATCCAGGAGGTGTGTGGCTTCCTGCCCTACGAGCAGCATGCCATTGGGCTGGTCAAGGTGTCCAAGGACAAGCACATGCCCAAGTTCATCAAGAAGAGGGTGggcacgcacatgcacaccaaAAGGAAGCGGGGTTCCTTAGAGTGGGAACCTCCCCATTAG